In Ananas comosus cultivar F153 linkage group 14, ASM154086v1, whole genome shotgun sequence, the genomic stretch TTGGCATTGAAGCTCGAGTCCAAAAGTATATTCGATGATTTTAGATCTCTGTGAATCACTGGCGGGATGCAATGCTCGTGAAGATATTCTAATCCTCTGTGGACCATTACAAATTCGGTACAACTAAGTAAACTACTTTTATAAGTTGATCACCATATTGAGAAGTGGAAgtaagcatcaaaatttaaaccTTGCCGTATCGAGCGCAATTTTCATTCGAATGTGCCAATTTAGCGCTGCTCCGCGAGATGGTCCTACAAAGCAGGAAATTACATTTATAAATCCAAGCTTTTTGGGTCTTTATAAACACTCTCACAACAATATAAAACTAGGAACGAAGTGAACGGAAAAGTACCATGTAATTGTGTTTCGAGAGATCCAGTTTGCATCAATTCATAAACAAGCAGCCGCGTTTCTCCATGTACACAATAACCCAAAAGCGAAATCACATTCGGGTGCCGAATTCTTCCGAGCAAATCGAGCTcattctatataaaaaaaaaaaaaagatttaagaaATTACCATTTGAATCACCGAAAACACCAAAATTTAGCAAGATCCCAACTTCGGTAGATCACCTCAAATTCTCTTTCGCAATCCTGTCCACCGCCTTCTAATTTCTTTACAGCCGCGAGAGCTCCCCCATCAAGAGAAGCTTTATACACGCAACCGAATCCTCCTTCGCCCAATACATTACTCACGCTAAATTTGTTTGTAGCCAATTCTAAGTACGAATAGTCGATCATCGCAAGCAACCCTTTTTTACTCAATTTTAATGAACTGAATTTGCTCAATACCGGAACTAATGTAATCCCTCTACCATCTAACAACATGAATAAAAACCATATATCAAAAGAACAATTTGTGACACATAGTGGATTTAGCAGGGGAATTTAAAAGAGGCAAAACCTGAGCTTTGGATGTCTTTGGAATCGTAAGTTTGGCGAGCTCTTCGCCAGAGGATCCAGGCGCAAAGTGTCGATACGACGATGATGAGAATTGCGACGGATGCTACGGCGATCGCGATGATGAGTTCTTTGTGGAGAGGGTGATGTCTTATAACTATGATCTGCATCACTGCACCCATAACAATTACCATGAAAATTTGAAGTAGAATACCATATACTCATAGAAAATTTGCTCTCTCAAATTGAGTCCTGTAGCAGATCCAGAGATTACTCAGAAACTACAGTAACCCTTCAAGTCAAAAGGATAAagatgccattttttttttctctctcgtcAAAGTGGCAACAAAAAGCAACAATTTTTACAACTGATTACAGAAGCAAATCTGAGTTACTAAACTGAAGAACAAAATTTTTCTGCtagattttgataaaattagaaaaataaacacAAATTAACTGGAAAATTCAGTAATGCGGGGGCATTAAAAGCTTAGAAACCGAAAGCccacaaatttaaaaaaaaaaaaaaacgccaAAATCGTTTCAAAATTGGAAACACCGTACCTTGAGGAGATGGTGCCATTGATGGAGGAGACACAGAAAAAGGTTGGTTTTGAACAGAGGGGTGCAAGCGTTGGGATTGCGGAGAAGGGAGAGGGGGATGCAATGGTGAGGAGATTGGGTGGGTTCTCCCATTGGCGAGAGCAagtaggagagagaaagagaggaaccaaagaagaagaagaagatgatgatgatgatgaaaaggtacctgtggtttcatggtttcaaagaaaaatttgtagagaaagagagagagagagagagagagagagggagggagaaagagaaagaggccaAATTATGACCAAGGAAACAAAACCAAATTGGAATCTTTTTAAGTGGTTTTGATTTGAATCCTctgttactctctctctctctctcttcaaataGTGTTTTTGGGTGGGCCTAGTTTTTGACAGTGATGAATCCTGTGAGactttttgtttctctctctagaacagagagagagagagagagagagatagaggggaAAAGAAATACAAGGAACAGAGACCACCCCCTCGAAAAAGAAGAGAActagtgtagagagagagagagagagagatgcattTAAGGGTGCAGttacaaaaagaagaagaagagaaaaagagagagagagagagagagagagagagagtatctAAAAATATAAGATGGGAGAAAAAGGAAAGTGGGGGGTTTTGtgttataaaaaagaaataattgcaCCAATATATAAGTGGATTATACACCAAATTTTTTTGTTGCATAATGTGTTGGATTTACAAACTTATTTTTTGTTGATATATtgatgtagttttttttttttttttcctcttgtgTTTCTATTCTATCTCTCGTATAATACGGGCCTAGATAAAGcacttttagaaaaattaatttctttctttttatgttttaaatttttttgcccTTAAATCAAAACACTTTGACCATTGGTGGTCCTTGAatcaatattattttatttactatcaataAAACCAAGCAGAATATCATAATTTAAGGATAAAGAACTTTGATCTAAGaactaaaaatttagaagcagCACTTACtttgtgcttctaaaagtattttgaGTTCAATTCTGTATAATTTTATACaaactttaaaagtttttaaaaagttaaaagtataaaatatttatactatatatacaaaCTTTAGATgtcaaaacttctaaaaaaagatttaaaaaaaaacatttattgCATTCGTAAAATTAAGAATGCAAAGAGATCCAGGTTGATAGAGCTTCTGCTCTAATGTGTCAGAGTTGTGAGTAGAAACCAAAAATTAGAAGGAACAATAAATAATTCTCTTTGTATCCATTAAGAAGATCTCCTAAAAATTAGTCAAAATCGCTGCCGTTCTGACCACACTCCGAAGGGAGTGGCAAATACGagcaaaaaaatatgataaaaatcaATCCATCTCGATCGGATCCGCCCATTTGCATCTCTAGTTTTGAATTGGATTAAATTGTAACTACTGAATCGCCCTTGGGtgttttattatgtattttaatttagttgCCATGTGAGCAGGCAGTGAGCTGCCGCTTCTTTTGGTTGATTCTTTCATTAAaacaaggaaaataaaaaattgattacctggatttcaaaatttgtttatataaTCGCATTATAAttagtttatattatttaatcataTCATAtatggtaatatatatatatatatatatatatatatatatatatatatatatatatatgacatgtGGGCCCCACCAATGTGGGTCCATTCTTTAAGACCATCTCAGCACGTCGGATTCTAAAACACTTTTGGAAGAATTAAAGCTTCGTTTAAAATTACGGAGAGATTACGTTACATGCGGTTAAAAAGtatgatagaaaatattttattttttttgtacgtAATATTCTATTTTGCATATCGcaattacgatatattttctgcgatctCATTGAAGAATGCagaaatatatctctatatgtttttatctcaactctattttatctaatagagTCAAGTAGGTCTCGATATCAAATTaagccttaaaaaaaaaaaaaaaaaaaaaaaaaaaaaaaaaaataaataaaaaccttTGTCTCCAAACTTTTCCGAaatgttcattttttttccagCAACATTCGAATTTAATTTATCTAAGACTCGTATAAACTTTTCCACATAATTTCAAATCACTATCCGAACTTAAaaacaggaaaagaaaattcaaaagaaaaggattatatgaaaaaataacctcaagtaattttgatttttttcccccttctctTATAAGCATTTCATATCACTTCAAGCTTTTGTGAAAATTTAAGTAGCGCACACGAACATCACTagatggaatatatatatatattttttaaaaaaaaagtttacattatacatttcaaatcttttaaaatatcctGTACGGTACTTTAAATAGTTACGgagaaatttaattaaaattcaaactttaaaacttACGATAAGTAACTGCTCTAGCTAAACCAAACAAGCACGATAATTATGTTTTAATCACACGAATTTACATTGGAATTCATGTgtgtttaatatataattaaagaaCATGGAGCCTGTACTGGCCAAAAAccacatgattttttttttccaaattaagCTATACAAAGGTttgtgtagtttttttttttattgggagTGCATAAACTACTAAACCACACAAGGTTCATTGGCCATTGCATGATGATTAAGGAAGTTAATTAACACTACTTTTCATGCACACTTGGATTTTTTGGGACCAGTAATCTTCTTTAAATGCTATTAAAGTAGAACTTTTTTAAGTATCGATTATTTATCTTAACAAGATTTAATATATACTGCAGCTATTTGCAGGtagggtgtaaacgagccgaacacgg encodes the following:
- the LOC109720518 gene encoding probable receptor-like protein kinase At1g80640; amino-acid sequence: MKPQVPFHHHHHLLLLLWFLSFSLLLALANGRTHPISSPLHPPLPSPQSQRLHPSVQNQPFSVSPPSMAPSPQVMQIIVIRHHPLHKELIIAIAVASVAILIIVVSTLCAWILWRRARQTYDSKDIQSSDGRGITLVPVLSKFSSLKLSKKGLLAMIDYSYLELATNKFSVSNVLGEGGFGCVYKASLDGGALAAVKKLEGGGQDCEREFENELDLLGRIRHPNVISLLGYCVHGETRLLVYELMQTGSLETQLHGPSRGAALNWHIRMKIALDTARGLEYLHEHCIPPVIHRDLKSSNILLDSSFNAKISDFGLAVAGGNQNKGTIKLSGTLGYVAPEYLLDGKLTEKSDVYAFGVVLLELLIGRRPVEKMAPSQCQSIVTWAMPQLIDRSKLPNIVDPVIRNTMDLKHLYQVAAVAVLCVQPEPSYRPLITDVLHSLIPLVPLELGGTLRIVDPSTNRKASSH